TTACAGACACCATTGATTGCAAGGAATAACAGCAGcatttattaaccctttcaccgccatggtttgaaccaatctcATTGTTTTCTAAGGTAAAGTTAGACTTCTACAGagggaaatgggggtgaaaaGGTTCAAGTAAGACAATCTAGTTTATTATGATCAATATACCAAATCATCAATCAATGAAGTTTTTTGGAAAACAATTGATACCATACCTTGGCAAAGTTTTTGTAGAATTCTCTCCGCAGTGCACTTCTTTCAATGGAGACAGTATTGTATAAATTTCCAGTAAAGATGACGGCTAGCAAGATTCTAATAATTATCAGTAAAACTCCTGCTGTGTTTTGGTAAGCATTGTACACTTTATGTTCACTTCCTTCCAGTAACTCCCACATCAATAAAATACCCTGGTGTATAGAAAGAATCATCATGAGCATAGCAGAATACATCCCTTATATCAGTGATTATGCTGTGTCACTTTTCAGAATTTCATTTTATATAGCACTGATCGCAAATAACGtcattttttctctcattaatatgcataaatatttgtctgcattttcagcataaatgacaaaaataaaacctgctagtgttacaatggcttCTAAAAGTCACAGTTATTCATATGAATTTgtctcagactacaagctgcaacaacagtcgtgcatacaacaacaaaatttgtccaaatttttgGCAGAGTTGTCTGAAGTCGCTTGCATGCAGCTACAGTTAATAACAAACCTGAAAACATGATCAATGCTATTACACTGCAGATAAATTATGTAATAATTAGTAGGCGGCCGCAAGCGGCTCAGAGATACACATGTCATTGCAGTAAAATAAGATTAAAATTTTGACTGCACAGTTTTGACCGCATCTTTAGAGCATATATGACACATATTGTGTTGGAAAATGAGAATACCAAGTAGCAGACATGTTTTGTTAAAAGGTGCAAGGTTTGAAGAATTGGAATGGAGATAAGGTGATTGTCATTTACCTGATAAACTGACAGAAATAGTGCAACTGGTATTACTGGCCTTGATTTCCAATGATTTTCTTGTAAATGGTGAACTTTTGAACTTCCCAGAGTCCAACCCAATGAAAGATTGATCAGAAGGTAGAGCATTTGAAAGTGTGCACATATGTCCAGAACTGTAATAAAAATACCATTTGTCATACACTCTATGCATTACAAAGCAGAATACAGGAAAGCTACAACTCTATAAACATACACACAATGGTAGGTAGTAAAATTGCTACTGAACTTACAacctttttgacaaaaagtatcaaagtCTAGTTTATCGCCACTCAAAGGGATGAGATGTAGTTTAAATGAAGACCTTCATCACTATgttgatgttttcaaaatttcatatcaGGTATAGCTGCATGTTAAATAAATACACTAAAATAGTTCAGAAATGTGATACTTTGAAAATGGATGTGTGCTACAATGCATATAATAGTCTATAGCTATTCTTCATTTGAAtacaaaatgtaaagaaatccGAGAAGACGAAGCCAGCCCTGTGATTGCCAAAGCTGCCACATATGTACAAGTGACTTTGTCTTCAACGTAAGCATTGATACTGTAGACATTTCTTCAATGTATGTATTGATACTGTAGACAGGCAAACCTTTCAATGCTCTAAGACATTTTATAGCACTCTAATCATACATGTACCCTTAATGATAAAATTCACATGAAAATGCATTGCAAACTGTATTCAATCCATTCATTAACTATCCCCAATCTTTATCCTCTTCCTTCCACGATACACTGTCTATACCATTCAGGTGCTTGTCTGAATCATCTAACATAAAATCTTATCTGTCTGCTGTAGATGATAATACATAAACTTACATTCTGAAGTAAATTCCAGCAATGGTGATCCAATACCATCTTTGGAATATCCATATAAatgtaaaaacataaaaaatattccAGAAGACTGCAGTACCATACCTATAGATAACATTTTTAGCACCtgcaatataaacatttgattcATTATTTTTCCACATTAATTTACATGATGGGAAAGTTGCTTACTTTGACATGAtaattattgtcaattttgttgtcCACATGTACATTTACAATACTAAGGAATATGTGATTTCCATTTGTCTAATTGATgacaaaaatatatgtttatccTTCTTTCTGAAAACTTATTTCTATGCTAATCTCTGCCCCATATTTATCTCCACTTACCAAATACATGGGTCCACCTTTGGTGATGGCATGGTACACTTCAGATGAAAATATACACAGTAGAACAAAGTAAGCAATAACTAATATTTGATAAAATCCAAGTAAACCTGGGGGCCAAATCAAAGAAAGCATTGGTAATGATTTCCTGATGTGGTTTGAGAATACAAAACTCTGACATAAATGATAAGGCTATAAACGGTACATGCATCTTTTATGAAGGATTTGTTTACTGACTGACAAGTTGCTGTGTCGACTCTTTACAGATTTATAAAAGTTGTCACCAGACTCATTTTTGATAACAGGACATGTCTCTGCTTACACCGTGGACATAATACTTAGCTTTTTTTGAAGTCTTTCTATCTCATGTACTACACCTTGTGAGACCTATTTTGAAACTCTTTATAACTGTGGATAAACTATGGTATCATACAAATAAAAAGACTTGAAGGTATGTATCAAGAAGTCAAGGAACACAAAAAACAATGAAGCAGACAtggtttgtgtacatgtacaactcATAGTATGCAGCTTTTGATGTTATTCATGTTATTAACATTGGTTACAAAACACAGACACTCAGTCTCAAAGCTCTAAGAATGTCCAACCATAGCTATAATGATTTGTGTTCTCAGTTTCATTTGCTGTGTATTTCTGATCATAATCCAACCAGTACACAAAGGAAAGATGGTTGAGAATTTAAACACAATGCACAAAGAACCGGTAAAATTCTTTTCATAAACTGATCATTTGTGGATCATGCatcaatgttttcaattttgtcaCCAGCTAGGCCCTATATCCCAAGAACTGAGTGAATTTTCAaggtgtttcttttgtattTCTCATATATGGATATTTCACTTTGAAATAAAGTACTCTACTGTACttcagcaataaagcacacccagcatcAGTATatcatgagattttgaccagttcacgacatatatgcacgagcgatagcaagtgcatatatgaagtgaaccagtcaaaatcaagtggtataccgtctctgggtgtgatttattgctattatattataacagtattttgaaattctggtgtggaacgtcaaaaacagatttttgctcaagctgagagctcattTAAGTCAAGTTAATTTCAGTACTTATGGCCACcggccaaaatgtacaaaaatataagTAATATAGTACATGGGTCACTGGGAAAAAATAACTTACAATAACACCAGATCATGGAaactaattacaaaacagaCGACAAGATTAAGTGAAATTTACATTACTCATATAGTCGTCTCTACGcttcattgcaaaaaatatatatctacTGAGTTGTCTTAGAGTTTTTAAATTATCTGCTGACATCAACAAAGTAAACTTATATAAAACAGGTGGGTTGTAATAATAGCGTGATATAAACTTTGCCCTCAGATCTTGATACTTGGGACATACAAGTAAAAAATGGAATTCATCTTCCACTTGGTTCATGGAACACAAATCACATGTTCTGTCTAAACGTGGGGTTTGTTCCATCGTCCTGTTTCTATTTTAAGGGAATGAGCTGAGGTTCTGAATTTGCAGAGAGCTAATCTGAACACAGGTTTTTCAAGGTGTAACAAGTATGGTTCTAGGCAAAGTTCCTTCTTGAATGTGGAGTAAAAGTACAATCTGCTGGTATCTCTTAAATGCTCTGACCATTGCTGTATCTCAATATCTATACATCGTTGcttaaataattttaaaaatcttacttCATCGCCAACACCCTGGTTTTCCCATACTTCTCCAAAGCCATAGCTTTGTAGTAGTAACTTGACATTTTTCGCCCAAAAGTTATAACGCTGTAAATctattttacttattttgaacTCATAACATTTGAAAACTATTCTATTTTTATCCATTCTTAACAATCTCAGCCAATACTTGATGATTTTACAATACCTGTATACATACATGGAAACTCGACCTAGTTCACCCTTCATTGCACTTGTTGATGTATTACTGTATAATTTCAAAACCGAACGCAACACTTTGTTGTGGACTTTTTCAATATCTGGGGCTGGATGAAAACCCCAGATTTCCAAACAATAGTGTAAAATGGGAAgtattttggcatcaaaaagcTTAAGAGCAATATTAACTGGAAGAGTACCAAATTTACACAAAGAACTTGATAGACAAAATAGCGCTCTACTAGCTTGCTCACTAAGTGCTTTTTGGGCTTGGAACCAAAGACCTGTCCAAGAAAAAACTACACCTAAATAACTGTAAAAAGAAGTAACTGATATCCTGTGCCCATTGTAAAaccatttttcatagttttttaaAGACCCTCCCCTTCTAAAGACAATAattttagttttatcaatattcacGGAAAGCTTCCACTtacaacaatattcataaaGCTGATTGAGAAGACGTTGTAATCCTATTCTTGATGAACTGACAAGAGTTAAGTCATCGGCgaacaacaaataaataatttttagaATACCGATTTCGACACCAGAAAACTGGTGAGTATTGGCCAGAGTAAGACCAATGTcattaatgaaaatacaaacaaaagagGAGAGAGAACAGAGCCTTGTTGGACGCCAAAACTACACTCAAACATGTCAGTTATACCCTTCGTAGTCCTAACACATGATTTGACCTTTTTATAAATTGAAGCAAGTACatcataaattttacatttcaaaccacattttaaaagtttgtaaaacatacaataatgtgtacatgtatgcaagCCGTTGTACATCGCCAACATACCATGGTTCTtctcgcgtctcgaccaatcagatcgctgtatttgcaccatcaatatactggtatgatatactatactatactatactatactatactatactatactatactatactatactatactatactatactacactataccacactacactacactacactacactacactacactacactacactacactatctatactatactatactaatactatactatactatactatactatactatactatactatactatactatactatactatactatattattattactatacTATAGATGTACAATTCAGAACATGTACTGAGTTAAATTTCATACCTGTTTCCTCATCACTGAAATGACTTGTGGGATTTCCAAGTGTGTCTGGATTCAACAATACCAGCTTATACCTGACTGTAATGGGTTCACTAATTGGACTTCCTTTATCCTTGCATGTATGGATGTCAGCATAGACAATATGCCATGTCTTTGGAGATATAAAATGTGCCAAAGTTTGATTTCCCGTCACCTCCTTCAGTTCATCTGTTGAAAAATTCAAGAGCCACACGTACAGATAATTAACATATCTTCATTTGAGCCAAAACTGATGTCATTTTTAAAGAGAAGAGCAATGATTAGTAAATGATATGAAATGATAGATGTCtgttcaaattttcattcaCTGAGGAGTATGTATATTCAAGATGTATAAAATACAATTACAGATTAACCTGTATTTCATTCTCTTATGATAATATCATCCACATTGCAATGTATTTAACAGAACTGCAAGTAGTAGCTATTATTTAGACAATATaataaatttgtaacaaaatacaAGTACTCATACAAGAACAGGGAAGATATTGTGTTTAGTCACAGACTCTATTgtattggtcataatatttttaatttcaattgttttcaaaaatgtctaCTCACGTGTTATTCTTGCCAATTTTAACTTATCCCAGCAGTTGTTCTGGGAATTCGCTGAATGCCAGTGTTCATCAAGGAAGAAGTACAATTTTCCATCTTTACCAGTGCTGTTAAGTTCATATTGAACTTCTGCAGTTTCACCTAGGAAGGTCAAAATGGATTATGAAGAGTTTCATAAGCCTGCATGAATAAACAATGCCATGCACACCTTTACACAAAATTTATTGTATTAAACATTTCCCTGGAATGTCATTTCACATACTTCATCTATCAGTGAAAATGGGGAAATATAATCCAAGTGAATAACCAATGCTTTTAGAGTATTTCAGTTTTTACCACAATATGATCATTTTGTTGTAAAAACTTAAATACTGTAAACCATAACCATAACCATCTGTATCCACGTCCGCCATTGTAATGTGGGGCTTGTTCTTCACAATGGGGgtagacacagaaagtttcctTGCATAcagcagtgttgcagccaggaattttaaagcaggggacactgtgtcccactactGTTTaatttggggacattttgcacattttggggacaacatgttcagttgtcaatcaaattttgtattattttattacaaattagtttcacaaaataaaattcaagctaccgggACCACATCGCCTTGCTTTAATATCAGGCAATTGTCACAGTATACTGTTGCTGAAATATTAAATTGTAGCCCACGGGCCGTGCACTTGCTTTTTCTGTCGTGTTGGTTGTGTAGTGCTGGTGCTACACAGCAAGGACAGCAGAAAACGACAGTGTACGGCCCATAGGCTAAAATATTATTGCAGATACCGTATCTGTctccaatcagagctcagtcGGACTGCAACTTCCTACTTCCATGCTACAACCAAGTGCAGCGTTTTAATTACTTTCAATCACAGCTTCGATtagcctcaaaataatcatgcaaaacaaaggccatcgtcagtaacagatattacttgcagacCAAACCCATTGAACAGTCGACTCATGAGCGCACCTGAGGTGACATGgagtgcacaagaatgcaggaTAATGGGTTCCATTTTGGGGATATTGTCACAAGGGCgtgtcctggctgcaacactgtacAGAAAGTGAGCTTTGCATAAGTGCATACTTAGCTCTGCAAGTCTGGAAGTAAGCCCGTAAATCGATACAGGTGGGTGCAGAATTACCTCTGAAAGTTTGTATATAAGGTGTAAGTTGAAACATGGGGTGCATAGTTACCGTTGAAAGTGTGTGAATAAGTAAGTTTGGAAGTTGATACATGGGCTGGCATACAAATATATCATCGCCGGCTACATGGTCTCTTCCTACCTACATGGTCTGCCGAAGTTTACATCTCTTGGACGCTGATTATGgtcatggacgtaaaaagagATGTCCATATTATGATCTAGTCATCTACTGACACTGACATTGACAATGCAGTGAAAACCCATACACTTCCATGACTTCACTGACGTCCCGAGGGTATCGCGAAACTTCTTATAAGATTGTCAAAACCCTTTGTCCGATATGCCGATATCATTGGTCTACAAGTGGGAAAAAACATTGAAGTAGGTCCCATcccaaatgtacatgtacatgtattgcatgCAGACCCATATGGTGTGAGCAAACCTGAGCAAGTGTAAAATACCAGTGTACCGGCGTATACCTGACACTAAAATCACTGGGCGTTGGGAGGAGTTGATAAAATTTAGGATAGAGCGACGTGTAGGTCTTTCACTATGGTTATATCTGTGCCAGATGAGTTGAAGTTCATCTGGCATTTCTGCCGATGTCTCTGATTCTCTGGGCTTACTTACcatgaaaacaaaactttgtGACATATTGTCCATATGTCGTCTCTGCTTGCACGGAGTTGAAGGTACCGGTAACAGTCTTCGATAAGACGGTACTACTATAATAACAAGCAATTGCAAGTAGGAAAAACTTTTGGTCAGATTTCATGATGTCGATCCATAACGTAGCTGTCTCACCGAAATTGTACCTCGATTCATTCAAACCTTCATTCAACTCGCTTGGCGtctgccattttgattttctgacGTGGAGCCACCACTGGGTAAGCTTGCATTT
Above is a window of Ptychodera flava strain L36383 chromosome 19, AS_Pfla_20210202, whole genome shotgun sequence DNA encoding:
- the LOC139118378 gene encoding integral membrane protein GPR180-like, coding for MKSDQKFFLLAIACYYSSTVLSKTVTGTFNSVQAETTYGQYVTKFCFHGETAEVQYELNSTGKDGKLYFFLDEHWHSANSQNNCWDKLKLARITHELKEVTGNQTLAHFISPKTWHIVYADIHTCKDKGSPISEPITVRYKLVLLNPDTLGNPTSHFSDEETGLLGFYQILVIAYFVLLCIFSSEVYHAITKGGPMYLVLKMLSIGMVLQSSGIFFMFLHLYGYSKDGIGSPLLEFTSEFLDICAHFQMLYLLINLSLGWTLGSSKVHHLQENHWKSRPVIPVALFLSVYQGILLMWELLEGSEHKVYNAYQNTAGVLLIIIRILLAVIFTGNLYNTVSIERSALRREFYKNFAKSCLIWFLCYPIMVITSLVFANYIRYKLITIGVRSAQSISMILLYKLFLSRSLYWEVSALSATTMPLRMDKTFGIKLYS